A stretch of the Sphingobacterium thalpophilum genome encodes the following:
- a CDS encoding efflux transporter outer membrane subunit, with the protein MSKMKRFHPYIIIASTTILLASCSLGKKYARQELELPSEFRKNEVLLTADTLALSWHSFVKDPDLTALIERALLKNADVSVALLNMKQLELAYKQSKKGLLPTLDFNLGANRTWLSTNSLNGSLSDQFIGTSYMDDYSATLRLSWEADIWGKASMQKEEALANFFGQKENFSALKTRIIVQVIQSYYNLIALDEQLKIAQKNVQLSDSTLSMIRLQYNSALVSSLAVEQAEAQKKTAELLIPLAAQNIAMEENALSILCGDFPDKIQRSAVLDAAVIHQTFAAGVPAELLSRRPDVKAAEYAVAAANSRIGLAKAAMYPSISLTPSIGTNSFQFKSWFDLPGSIVKTLAGNITQPIFQKGALKTNYDVSVIERDKLATQFKQTVLLAVSEVSDALAKIKHTEERLQLLEAKSSSLAKATADAGLLYKNGMANYLEVITAQNNALQNDLEHITVKRDKINALTELYRALGGGNDSE; encoded by the coding sequence ATGAGTAAAATGAAAAGATTTCATCCTTATATTATTATAGCAAGTACCACCATCCTGCTGGCGTCCTGCAGTCTGGGCAAAAAATATGCACGTCAGGAGCTCGAATTGCCCAGTGAATTTCGAAAAAACGAGGTACTCCTAACGGCTGATACATTGGCCCTATCGTGGCACTCGTTTGTGAAAGATCCAGATCTAACCGCCCTTATCGAGAGAGCGCTGCTCAAAAACGCTGATGTCAGTGTGGCGCTGCTTAACATGAAGCAGCTGGAGCTCGCCTACAAGCAATCAAAAAAAGGACTGCTGCCCACGCTTGACTTTAATTTGGGAGCCAACAGGACGTGGTTATCGACCAATTCACTAAATGGTTCCTTAAGTGACCAGTTTATCGGAACTTCTTACATGGACGATTACAGCGCTACACTCAGACTGTCATGGGAAGCGGACATCTGGGGTAAGGCCAGCATGCAGAAAGAGGAAGCCCTGGCAAATTTCTTTGGCCAGAAAGAAAACTTTTCTGCACTGAAGACCCGCATTATTGTCCAGGTCATACAATCCTACTACAATTTGATTGCACTGGACGAACAGCTAAAAATCGCTCAGAAAAATGTGCAGCTCAGCGATAGTACCCTAAGCATGATCCGGCTGCAGTACAATTCAGCACTTGTCAGTTCCCTGGCGGTGGAGCAGGCCGAAGCCCAGAAGAAAACGGCTGAATTACTAATTCCTCTGGCAGCACAGAATATTGCCATGGAGGAAAATGCCTTGAGCATATTATGCGGCGATTTTCCGGACAAGATCCAGCGATCAGCAGTCCTCGATGCGGCAGTTATCCACCAGACCTTTGCAGCAGGGGTACCAGCAGAGCTACTTAGCCGTCGCCCCGATGTGAAAGCCGCCGAATACGCAGTAGCGGCAGCAAACAGCAGAATAGGTCTGGCAAAAGCAGCAATGTATCCCTCAATCAGTCTGACACCGTCGATAGGTACCAACTCATTTCAATTCAAAAGCTGGTTTGATCTCCCCGGCTCTATCGTAAAGACCCTGGCCGGAAATATCACACAGCCTATCTTTCAGAAAGGCGCTTTGAAAACCAACTACGATGTTTCAGTCATAGAGCGGGATAAGTTGGCCACTCAGTTTAAGCAGACTGTCCTGCTCGCCGTGTCTGAAGTGTCGGATGCGCTGGCTAAAATAAAGCATACCGAAGAGCGGTTGCAGCTTCTTGAAGCAAAGTCTTCATCGTTGGCGAAGGCAACAGCGGATGCCGGTCTGCTTTACAAAAATGGAATGGCAAACTATCTGGAAGTCATCACAGCGCAAAATAATGCGCTACAGAATGACCTCGAACATATAACGGTGAAACGGGATAAAATCAATGCCCTGACTGAGCTATATCGTGCATTGGGGGGCGGCAACGATAGCGAATAA
- a CDS encoding DEAD/DEAH box helicase — MKFTEFGFVPTLEEGLESMMFEEATPIQEQTIPIIKGGADMIACAQTGTGKTAAYMLPILDAVAKDPKEAIRAIILVPTRELALQIDQQIMGMAYYTGATSIAIYGGGDGIGYEQQKRAIREGVNIIVATPGRLISHLSSMKVDLTQLTHFVLDEADNMLDMGFQDDILRIVSYLPKKKQMLLFSATMPIKIRTFARKILNQPVEVNIAISKPSEGIDQQVYLVYDQQKMNLLKIILQNPDYASVIIFASQKSTVKVLAQELQKLGIDAEGFHSDLDQSKREDIMSRFRSRQVRVLVGTDVISRGIDIVGISLVVNYDVPPDPEDYVHRIGRTARAATTGTAITFVNEKDQYRFSQIENLIGYPIEQVALPNGFESGPEYNPKKRVHKGNGTSKRRRFSNNKKKKNSNTEKQQKRA, encoded by the coding sequence TTGAAATTTACTGAATTTGGTTTTGTTCCCACATTGGAAGAGGGGTTAGAAAGTATGATGTTTGAAGAGGCTACGCCTATTCAAGAACAGACTATACCCATTATCAAAGGGGGGGCAGACATGATCGCCTGTGCCCAGACCGGCACAGGCAAAACAGCAGCTTATATGCTGCCAATCCTAGACGCGGTCGCGAAAGACCCCAAAGAGGCCATCCGTGCGATTATTCTGGTGCCGACCCGTGAGCTGGCTCTACAGATCGATCAACAGATCATGGGAATGGCCTATTACACCGGAGCCACTTCTATCGCCATCTATGGTGGCGGCGATGGCATAGGCTACGAACAGCAGAAACGTGCGATTCGGGAAGGTGTCAATATTATCGTAGCTACACCCGGTCGGCTGATCAGCCACCTCAGCTCCATGAAAGTCGACTTGACACAGTTAACGCATTTTGTGCTCGATGAAGCGGACAACATGCTGGACATGGGGTTTCAGGATGACATACTGCGTATCGTCAGCTATCTGCCCAAGAAGAAGCAGATGCTTCTGTTTTCGGCGACAATGCCGATCAAAATCCGCACCTTTGCGAGAAAGATCTTAAATCAGCCGGTTGAAGTCAATATAGCGATTTCGAAGCCATCGGAGGGAATCGACCAGCAGGTGTATTTAGTGTATGATCAGCAGAAGATGAATCTACTGAAAATCATTCTGCAGAATCCCGATTATGCTTCCGTCATTATCTTTGCTTCACAAAAAAGTACCGTTAAAGTGCTTGCGCAGGAACTACAGAAGCTGGGTATTGATGCCGAAGGATTCCATTCTGACCTCGACCAGTCCAAGCGTGAAGATATCATGAGCAGATTTAGGTCGCGTCAGGTACGTGTACTTGTAGGGACAGACGTCATCTCGCGTGGCATCGATATCGTTGGAATCAGCCTGGTGGTAAATTATGATGTGCCACCAGATCCAGAAGACTATGTTCATCGCATCGGGCGTACCGCCAGGGCAGCGACGACAGGAACGGCGATTACCTTTGTCAATGAAAAGGATCAGTACCGTTTTTCGCAGATCGAAAACCTGATCGGCTATCCTATTGAGCAGGTTGCGCTGCCCAACGGATTCGAGTCCGGCCCGGAATATAATCCGAAAAAGAGAGTACATAAGGGCAATGGTACATCAAAGCGGCGACGTTTTAGTAATAACAAGAAGAAGAAAAACAGCAACACTGAAAAGCAACAAAAACGGGCATAA
- the nhaA gene encoding Na+/H+ antiporter NhaA, translated as MSKLINLTVFREFLKSSFAGGIILFSCVILALIVANTSLYTPVMDFLMREVGVETDHIHLKYSWLLWLNDGLMAIFFLLVGLEIKREIVEGELSSPSKAILPILAAVGGALLPALIYFLLNKDQEATAHGWGIPMATDIAFALAVITLLGNRVPASLKIFLAALAIVDDLLAILVIALFYSNGVHATYLFIALGIFIFLILLNKLGVKALWAYLVPGLFIWYFIHHSGIHATIAGVLVAMTLPTTPDDQESPLEKLEHMLTKPVNFLIIPLFAFANTLIPIHAEMLGGLTSTLGIGIIVGLIAGKSIGIFLICFVAKQLKIAQLPEGANWKQLFGVGLLGGIGFTMSIFISILSFDDALLVEEAKFAVLVDSLCAGILGYTLLRLSTESDHAANAGIIR; from the coding sequence ATGTCAAAACTTATTAATTTAACTGTCTTTAGAGAATTTTTAAAATCGAGCTTTGCGGGCGGAATCATTCTTTTTTCCTGCGTGATTCTGGCGTTAATTGTAGCGAATACCTCATTGTACACGCCGGTGATGGATTTTCTCATGCGGGAGGTAGGTGTTGAAACAGATCATATTCACTTAAAGTATTCATGGCTCCTTTGGCTCAACGACGGTCTTATGGCCATATTTTTTCTGTTGGTGGGACTTGAAATCAAAAGAGAGATTGTGGAGGGAGAGTTGTCTTCACCCAGTAAAGCTATTTTGCCTATCTTAGCCGCGGTAGGGGGAGCGCTTTTGCCTGCGCTGATCTATTTTCTGTTGAATAAAGATCAGGAGGCTACTGCCCATGGCTGGGGAATACCGATGGCCACGGACATTGCTTTTGCGTTGGCTGTAATCACGCTACTAGGGAATAGGGTGCCTGCAAGCCTAAAGATATTTCTTGCTGCGCTCGCCATCGTGGATGACCTGCTGGCCATACTGGTGATCGCCTTATTCTATAGTAATGGCGTGCATGCGACATATCTCTTTATTGCGTTGGGTATCTTTATATTTTTGATTCTGCTGAATAAGCTAGGGGTAAAAGCATTGTGGGCTTATCTTGTACCGGGATTGTTCATTTGGTATTTTATACACCATTCGGGTATTCACGCGACAATCGCCGGAGTACTGGTAGCGATGACACTGCCGACCACCCCCGATGATCAGGAGTCGCCACTGGAGAAACTTGAGCACATGCTAACCAAGCCGGTGAACTTTTTGATTATCCCTTTGTTCGCTTTTGCTAATACGCTGATTCCCATCCATGCGGAAATGCTGGGTGGTCTGACCTCAACACTAGGTATTGGTATCATTGTGGGTCTGATCGCAGGAAAATCCATCGGCATATTTTTAATCTGTTTTGTTGCAAAACAGCTGAAAATAGCGCAGTTACCTGAAGGAGCGAATTGGAAGCAGCTTTTTGGTGTGGGATTATTGGGTGGTATAGGGTTTACCATGTCCATCTTTATATCGATTTTATCCTTTGACGATGCGCTTTTGGTTGAAGAAGCCAAGTTTGCGGTGCTTGTGGACTCGCTCTGTGCCGGAATATTGGGGTACACGCTGCTCAGGCTGTCAACGGAGAGCGACCATGCGGCGAATGCGGGTATTATCCGATAA
- a CDS encoding glycosyltransferase family 4 protein yields the protein MRKVAFFTEILVEDFDGASRTMFQLINRIDPAQFNYFFIYGGGPAQFRNFRSYKVPSFSIPVNDDYCLAIPQLIKKKLELSLDEFAPDVIHIATPSLLGFFALNYARRRNIPVLTIYHTHFISYIAYYFKNILPLVKPTEQWMKRAMNNFYNKCDIVYVPTGSILSELREIGLRQHGLTLWQRGIDTQLFNPQKKDRSFMRKITGNDKPTILFVSRLVWEKNIRTLIEIYQEIQRQGLGYNFVVVGEGTAKGTAMQEMPDAIFLGKKTHQELAVLYASADAFVFPSVSETYGNVVIEAMASGLPAVIADGGGSASLIQHGSNGFKCQPDNASGYVYYLHKILSDSRLKQHLITAGLAYAGQLDWTGLALQYFKDIDMLAEKTQDTALAWAN from the coding sequence ATGAGAAAGGTAGCCTTCTTTACAGAAATACTCGTTGAGGATTTCGACGGAGCATCGCGGACAATGTTTCAGCTGATCAATCGCATCGACCCCGCGCAATTCAATTATTTCTTTATTTATGGCGGCGGTCCGGCCCAGTTCAGAAATTTTCGTTCTTATAAAGTACCGAGCTTCAGCATTCCGGTCAATGACGATTACTGCCTGGCTATACCACAGCTTATCAAAAAGAAACTGGAACTGTCACTGGACGAGTTTGCTCCGGACGTCATTCATATTGCAACACCCTCCCTGCTCGGATTCTTTGCGCTCAATTATGCCAGACGCCGAAATATTCCTGTACTCACCATTTATCATACCCATTTCATATCCTATATCGCCTATTATTTCAAAAACATCCTGCCGTTGGTCAAGCCGACCGAACAGTGGATGAAAAGAGCAATGAATAATTTCTACAATAAATGTGACATTGTTTACGTACCCACCGGCTCGATCCTGTCCGAACTTCGGGAAATAGGTTTACGTCAGCATGGACTGACCTTATGGCAACGTGGCATAGACACGCAGCTTTTTAATCCCCAGAAAAAAGACCGCTCGTTTATGCGGAAAATCACTGGCAATGATAAACCGACCATCCTCTTTGTCAGCAGGTTGGTCTGGGAAAAGAATATCCGCACACTGATTGAGATCTATCAGGAAATCCAGCGCCAAGGGCTCGGATACAATTTCGTAGTTGTCGGCGAAGGTACGGCCAAAGGGACAGCAATGCAGGAAATGCCAGACGCAATATTTCTAGGAAAAAAGACACATCAGGAACTCGCCGTCCTCTATGCTTCTGCGGATGCTTTTGTCTTCCCTTCCGTATCGGAAACTTATGGGAATGTTGTTATCGAAGCCATGGCCTCCGGCCTGCCTGCCGTGATTGCCGATGGAGGCGGCTCAGCATCACTGATCCAGCATGGCTCAAACGGCTTCAAGTGTCAGCCTGACAACGCCTCAGGCTACGTTTACTACCTCCACAAGATCCTTTCCGATAGCAGATTAAAACAGCACCTGATCACCGCAGGATTGGCTTATGCCGGACAGCTCGACTGGACCGGCCTCGCCCTACAGTACTTCAAAGATATTGACATGCTTGCCGAAAAGACACAAGATACAGCATTGGCATGGGCAAATTAG
- a CDS encoding DMT family transporter, with amino-acid sequence MKHSYFILHIAVLCLGLSGVLGKVIQLNEAMLTWFRVFFAAIALFLILKWAKVPHTVSRCEKWAIAKNGLYITASWLLFYASIKYANISIAVVCYCMASFFTAIFAPLINRTAFRKSEFLLSTLTLLGIALIFHFEHTRQLGIAFGVISPAFASLYAIHNEKLVRKYHSVLINYYQMIGGTLGLGLALPCFLYFYPASTFVPRIQDIFYLIVLALGCTVAVYLAFTEILKKISAFTLNLSLNLEPVYAIVLAFLFFGESRQVNLAFYAGLALVTLSVVLQHMLNKKRE; translated from the coding sequence ATGAAACATTCATATTTCATCCTGCATATTGCTGTGCTATGTCTGGGCCTATCGGGTGTACTGGGCAAAGTTATTCAGCTCAATGAGGCAATGCTCACGTGGTTTCGCGTATTCTTCGCTGCAATAGCGCTTTTTTTAATTTTAAAATGGGCTAAAGTCCCCCATACGGTCAGCCGCTGTGAGAAATGGGCTATTGCCAAAAACGGGTTATACATCACCGCCTCCTGGTTGCTGTTTTATGCAAGCATCAAATATGCCAATATATCCATTGCTGTTGTCTGCTATTGCATGGCAAGCTTCTTTACCGCTATCTTTGCCCCCCTTATCAACAGGACAGCTTTCCGGAAATCGGAATTCTTACTGAGCACGCTGACACTATTGGGGATCGCGCTGATCTTCCATTTTGAGCATACGCGCCAGCTTGGAATTGCCTTTGGTGTCATCTCCCCTGCATTTGCCTCCTTATATGCCATTCACAACGAAAAACTGGTCCGGAAATACCATAGCGTTCTGATCAATTATTATCAAATGATCGGCGGCACCCTAGGCCTCGGGCTTGCACTCCCCTGCTTCCTTTATTTTTATCCAGCTTCCACCTTTGTACCGCGCATACAGGATATCTTTTACCTGATCGTGCTCGCTCTGGGCTGCACAGTAGCCGTATATCTTGCCTTTACAGAGATCCTAAAAAAAATCTCTGCTTTCACACTTAACCTGAGTTTAAACCTCGAACCAGTATACGCGATTGTTTTGGCATTTCTGTTTTTCGGTGAATCCAGACAGGTCAATCTTGCATTTTATGCGGGGCTGGCACTGGTTACACTTTCGGTTGTGCTGCAGCATATGCTCAATAAGAAAAGAGAATAA
- a CDS encoding lysylphosphatidylglycerol synthase transmembrane domain-containing protein yields MGKLVQSRQLIKIVFSLLIFSSIAVFLVQSDLSAIGSQLRKIGFRFIYVLLSTVLAYLFGTLAWWICLGKMKNKISIPALFAIRQIGETVGLFNPASVIGGDWVKADLVSRYGIQGQKAVDAVAIARITAVLSQLTLFLAAVFWLMFSPLKKEVMRYTGNSIYGVCIVLFVLVIVIFCWLISTKAPPKPADIPLDFWNRTKVSIETLLWRIREFYQQQNRVFWYAYLLSAIHWLAGSVEFYLLLTFMGVDVSLMHGLLLDMSVIILKSTGAFIPGQLGIEELSNKLLLTMIGVGGGSLWLSISILRRARQVFWIALSAVFYLCIKRKKRYATV; encoded by the coding sequence ATGGGCAAATTAGTGCAGTCACGGCAGCTGATCAAAATTGTTTTTTCTCTTTTGATCTTCAGTTCCATAGCCGTTTTTCTGGTACAAAGTGATTTATCGGCGATCGGGAGCCAGCTCCGAAAGATTGGTTTTCGTTTTATATACGTTTTGCTTTCCACTGTGCTGGCCTATCTGTTTGGCACGCTCGCCTGGTGGATCTGTCTAGGGAAAATGAAAAATAAAATCAGTATTCCTGCGCTTTTTGCGATACGGCAGATCGGCGAAACTGTCGGCCTTTTTAACCCCGCCAGCGTTATCGGCGGGGACTGGGTAAAGGCAGATCTGGTGAGCCGGTATGGCATACAGGGACAGAAAGCTGTCGACGCTGTGGCTATCGCCCGCATTACAGCGGTATTATCCCAGCTGACATTATTTCTGGCAGCTGTGTTCTGGCTAATGTTCTCGCCTTTAAAAAAGGAGGTGATGCGCTATACTGGCAATTCCATATATGGGGTCTGCATTGTTTTGTTCGTATTGGTCATCGTCATATTCTGCTGGCTGATTTCCACAAAGGCCCCGCCCAAACCTGCTGACATACCGCTGGATTTCTGGAACAGAACAAAAGTCAGTATAGAGACGCTGTTGTGGCGTATCCGGGAGTTCTACCAGCAGCAGAATCGTGTGTTCTGGTATGCATATCTCTTGTCTGCCATCCATTGGCTTGCCGGCAGTGTTGAATTCTACCTTTTACTGACGTTTATGGGTGTCGACGTCAGCCTCATGCATGGTCTGCTGCTCGACATGAGCGTTATTATCCTGAAAAGTACCGGAGCTTTTATTCCGGGGCAGCTTGGTATTGAAGAGCTATCCAACAAGCTGCTGCTGACGATGATCGGAGTCGGCGGCGGCAGCCTCTGGTTGAGCATATCGATCCTGCGACGTGCACGCCAGGTATTTTGGATAGCGCTAAGTGCTGTATTTTATCTGTGTATTAAACGAAAAAAACGATATGCAACCGTCTGA
- a CDS encoding endonuclease/exonuclease/phosphatase family protein has product MLLDLLFEKRFRSGGVRKIVILAVCAFGGLTLGFKLKPRKQLKLMNMVDAEMPEKSQGSLRLLTYNIAGLPELLSSAVTERSSSIAVIGERINPFDIVNVQEDFNYNKFLYSKNTHAYRTENMGGVPFGDGLSTLSKYPIVDFERVSWSACHGTDCLTPKGFTFARIQLAKSVFVDVYNVHATAQDDFEATVARRKNLEQLKAYIREHSAGRPLLLMGDFNAHYSFALDNVTSFRQELGLTDAWVALKNQGRVPENQANFVAQAALELTDTCEGIDKIYYRNSSQLIFKANDYKVHKELFRNSAGQDLSDHCAVSLQLDWILAGTSN; this is encoded by the coding sequence ATGCTATTAGATCTATTGTTCGAAAAGAGATTCAGGTCCGGCGGTGTCCGGAAGATCGTGATTCTGGCGGTCTGCGCATTTGGCGGTCTGACGCTGGGCTTTAAGCTCAAACCCCGAAAACAGCTGAAACTGATGAACATGGTGGACGCCGAAATGCCTGAAAAGAGTCAGGGGAGTCTGCGCCTGCTGACTTATAATATCGCGGGGCTTCCAGAACTGCTGTCGAGTGCCGTCACTGAACGATCATCGAGCATTGCTGTAATCGGCGAGCGTATCAATCCTTTTGATATTGTCAATGTGCAGGAAGATTTCAACTACAACAAGTTTTTGTACAGTAAAAATACACATGCGTACCGAACCGAGAATATGGGAGGCGTCCCATTTGGGGACGGCCTGAGCACCCTTTCCAAATATCCGATCGTGGACTTTGAACGGGTGAGCTGGAGCGCTTGTCATGGAACAGACTGTCTGACGCCCAAGGGATTTACCTTTGCCCGTATTCAGCTGGCGAAGTCCGTGTTTGTCGATGTTTATAATGTACATGCAACGGCGCAGGACGATTTTGAAGCCACCGTAGCTCGCCGGAAAAACTTGGAGCAGCTGAAGGCGTATATCCGTGAACATTCGGCAGGTAGGCCCCTGTTGCTGATGGGCGATTTCAATGCACATTATTCCTTTGCTCTGGACAATGTCACATCGTTTAGGCAGGAACTCGGTCTGACCGATGCATGGGTAGCGCTGAAAAACCAAGGCAGAGTACCGGAGAATCAGGCCAATTTTGTTGCCCAAGCAGCTTTGGAACTGACGGATACCTGTGAGGGCATCGATAAAATCTACTACCGTAACAGCAGCCAGCTTATTTTTAAAGCCAACGATTATAAAGTACACAAGGAGTTATTTCGAAATAGCGCGGGGCAGGATCTGTCCGACCACTGTGCGGTGTCCCTGCAACTGGACTGGATACTGGCCGGTACCAGCAATTAA
- a CDS encoding ABC-F family ATP-binding cassette domain-containing protein, giving the protein MINVSNLSLRYGKRVLFEDVNLKFTPGNCYGIIGANGAGKSTFLKIISGEVDPTTGSVSFTPGERMSVLSQDHYAFDEYSVLETVMMGNQELYKIMKEKDAIYMKEDFSDADGERAGELESLFAEMDGWNAESNAATLLSNLGIKEDLHYKLVSEIDGNQKVRVLLAQALFGNPDILILDEPTNDLDINTIAWLEDFLASYEAIVLVVSHDRHFLDAVCTHTVDIDFGKMTIYTGNYSFWYESSQLALKQRADQNKKMEDKIKELQEFIRRFSANASKSKQATSRKKALDKINIDEIKPSNRKYPAIMFNTMNREPGDQTLQVEGLSKTVNGEVYFKDITFMINKGDKIAVLGPNSLVTTAFYDIITGRDTDFGGEFKWGVTITPADMPIDNAAFFEGKNENLVDWLRDYTTNPEADEQFLRGFLGKMLFSGEEVLKKVSVLSGGEKMRCMFSRMMLQGANFLIFDEPTNHLDLESITALNNGMLDFKGSMLFTSRDHELTETVANRIIELTPKGIIDKLMTYDEYINSDVVKAQREEMYK; this is encoded by the coding sequence ATGATTAATGTATCGAATCTATCCCTTCGCTATGGTAAACGTGTACTATTCGAAGATGTCAATCTAAAATTCACACCAGGCAACTGTTATGGTATTATCGGTGCCAATGGAGCGGGTAAATCCACTTTTTTAAAAATTATCTCCGGCGAAGTTGATCCGACCACAGGTTCTGTTTCATTCACACCAGGCGAACGTATGTCTGTATTGAGCCAGGACCACTATGCTTTCGACGAGTATTCGGTGCTGGAAACCGTCATGATGGGCAATCAGGAACTTTACAAGATCATGAAAGAAAAAGATGCCATCTACATGAAGGAAGATTTTTCGGATGCTGACGGTGAGCGCGCGGGAGAACTCGAGAGTCTCTTTGCTGAGATGGATGGCTGGAATGCTGAATCCAACGCGGCAACCTTGCTGAGCAATCTAGGCATCAAAGAAGACCTGCATTACAAGCTGGTTTCCGAAATTGACGGTAACCAAAAGGTTCGGGTGCTCTTGGCGCAAGCCTTATTCGGTAACCCTGATATTCTGATCCTCGATGAGCCGACCAACGACTTGGATATCAACACCATTGCTTGGTTAGAAGACTTTCTGGCGAGCTATGAGGCTATCGTACTGGTTGTATCCCATGACCGCCACTTCCTTGATGCTGTGTGTACACATACGGTGGATATTGATTTTGGCAAGATGACCATTTACACTGGTAACTACTCGTTCTGGTACGAATCTTCACAGCTGGCATTGAAGCAGCGCGCCGATCAGAACAAGAAGATGGAAGATAAAATCAAGGAGCTTCAGGAGTTTATCCGCCGGTTTTCCGCCAACGCTTCCAAATCCAAGCAGGCGACTTCCCGTAAAAAAGCACTGGATAAAATCAATATTGACGAGATCAAACCTTCCAACCGTAAGTATCCGGCGATCATGTTCAATACGATGAACCGCGAACCGGGAGATCAGACATTGCAGGTAGAAGGATTGAGCAAAACCGTGAATGGCGAAGTATATTTCAAAGACATCACATTCATGATCAATAAAGGCGATAAAATTGCTGTCCTAGGACCGAATTCACTGGTAACAACGGCCTTCTACGACATTATCACCGGTCGTGATACCGATTTTGGCGGCGAGTTTAAATGGGGGGTCACCATCACTCCTGCCGATATGCCAATCGATAACGCAGCCTTTTTCGAAGGAAAAAATGAGAATTTAGTTGACTGGCTGAGAGACTACACGACCAATCCAGAGGCAGACGAACAGTTCCTCCGTGGATTCCTCGGTAAAATGCTATTCTCCGGTGAAGAAGTCTTGAAAAAAGTCTCCGTGCTGTCCGGGGGGGAAAAAATGCGCTGCATGTTCTCCAGAATGATGCTTCAGGGAGCCAATTTTCTGATCTTCGACGAACCGACAAATCACCTGGATCTCGAATCCATCACAGCGTTGAATAATGGAATGTTGGATTTCAAAGGCTCCATGCTTTTTACTTCCCGTGACCACGAGCTTACTGAAACCGTAGCAAACAGGATCATCGAATTGACTCCGAAAGGTATTATCGACAAGTTAATGACCTACGATGAGTACATTAATAGCGATGTAGTAAAAGCTCAGCGCGAAGAAATGTACAAATAA